TGATCGCTGGCCGCGCCCGCCTGGACGACTTCAAGGGCTTCATCGCCGTCGGCGGCTTCTCTTACGGCGACGTGCTGGGAGCGGGCGAGGGCTGGGCCAAGACCATCCTGTTCAACGCCAAGCTGGCCGAGCAGTTCTCCTTGTTCTTCCAGCGCGGCGACACCTTCGCGCTGGGCGTCTGCAACGGCTGCCAGATGATGAGCAACCTGAAAGCCATCATCCCCGGCGCCCAGGCATGGCCTAAATTCACCCGCAACAAGTCGGAGAAGTTCGAAGCACGCTTCTCCATGGTGCAGGTTGAATCGTCACCTTCGATTTTCTTCCAGGACATGGCCGGCACCCAGAGCGCGATTGCCATCGCTCACGGCGAAGGTTTTGCCGACTTCTCGCAAACCGGCGATATCAAGGAAGCGCTGGTGGCCATGCGTTTTGTCGACAACAAGGGCCAGGTCAGCGAAGGCTATCCCTACAATCCGAACGGATCGCCGCAAGGGATCACCTCGGTGACGACGCCGGACGGCCGTTTCACGGTCTGCATGCCGCACGCCGAGCGGGTATTCCGCAGCGTCCAGCAGTCCTGGCATCCTGAATCGTGGGGCGAGGATTCTCCGTGGATGCGCATGTTCCGCAATGCGCGCAAGTGGGTCGGCTAAGCCCGGCTGGCAGCGGGCTGGCGCTTCACCATGAAGTGCCGTCGGCCGTCTTGTAAGAATCTGGTCTTCAAATAAAAACGCAGCCGCTGTTACAGGGCTGCGTTTTTATTTGAGCCAAGCCGGCTGACTCCCTATTCTTTGAGTGCATCGCGCCGGAAGCGCCATACGGCCAGGCCGCCGAACAGCACGGCAAATCCCAACAGCACCGCCATCGCCGGCAATGCGGTGTCAAATCCCAGCCCGCGCCAGGTCATGGCATCCAGGCCATCGACCGCCCAGCGTGTCGGCACCGCCAGCGTCAGCGTCTGCAGCCACTGCGGAAACAGGAAGCTCGGGACCCAGGCGCCGCCCAGCATGACCATGATCAGCGTCGCGAACATGGCCAGCCCGCGCGCCGCTTCCGGGGTCTTGCCGAAGGCGGCGATCAGCAAGCCGAAGCTGGCGGTGACCAGGGCGAAGCAGATGCCGACGCCGATGAAGCCGGGCAGGCTGCCGGCGATCTGCACTTTCAGCACCAGCATGGCGAACAGGAAGATCACGCACAGGATGACGAAGGCGATGATCGCGCTGGACAGTGCGCGCGCCAGCAGCACCGTATTGAGCGTGATCGGCGCCGCCAGCAGCCGGTTCCACAGCCCCATGCGGCGCCACAGCAGCACCGCGATGCCGGCGTCGATGCCCATGAACAGGATGAACTGCACGCTCATGCCGGCGAAGGCGTGGGCGTAGCCATTGTATTTCTGCAGGCCGGAAGTGAGTGCCTGGTCGTTGGTGGAGTAGGGCACGGACAAGCCTGCTTGCTCTGGCGCTGCCGGTTTTTCATCCACGCTGTTTTCTTCTTTTTTAGCGGTGCGCGACTGGTATTCCTTGACGCTGCTCAGCATTTTCAGCAGATCCGGATTCTGCGAGGCATTGCGCTGCAAGGCGTCGATGCTGGTGTTCAGGTAGGAATCGCTAGCCTTGATATCGAACATCTCGGCGCTGACATTCTGCATCACGTACTGGGTCAGCATGCCTTTCACCATCGCCAGCACTGCTTGCTGCGAGGGATCGTAGTACACCGCTATCGCGGGCTTGTTGCGGCCGCCGAAGAAGGCGTTCTTGGCAGCCGCGCCGAAGCCGGCCGGCAGCACCACCGCCACGCTCAGCTTGCCATGACGGACCTTGTCCTGCGCCGCAGCCAGCGGCAGTTCCTGGACATTGAGCGTGCTGTCGCCCTTGAGTCCCGCAGCGATCTTGCGGCTGGTGCCGCTGTCGTCGAGCTGGACCAGGGCGATGTCGATCTTGCCGTTGCTGACCGCGCCGGAGCCGCCGAACAGATAGCCGAAAAAGGCGCCCAGCACGATCGGCATCAGCAGGCTGATCAGCAGCGCGCGGCGGTTGCTCAGGTACAGGATCAGGTCCTTGCGGACCAGGGCGGTCAAGGCGCTCATGGGCGGTGCTCCGAAACGGAAGAGGGAGGAATGTTGATGTTTGCCGGCGCTCAGTCGCGCAGGCTGCGTCCGGTCAGGCCCAGGAAAATGTCTTCCAGCTTGGCCTTGGCGGTCATGAAGTGCAGCGGCGGTTGGCCGCTGGCGGTGAGCCATTGCAGCAGCGGCAGCGCATCCTCCGTTGCGCGCAGTCCGATCTCCAGGCTGCTGTCTTTGCCGGCGATATCGATGACGCCCGGCTGACGGCGGATCTGATCGAGCAGGATGGCGCCGGCGGGCAACGCCAGATCGACCCGCAGCGCTGCTTGCGCCGGTAGCCGCCGATACAGCGCAGCCGGGCTTTCATCGGCCAGTACTTTGCCGTGATCGATGACGACGATGTGGTCGGCCAGCCTTTCGATTTCTTCCATGTAGTGGCTGGTGTAGATCAGCGAGCGGCCCTGGCGCTTGAGCTGCTCAAGGCTGTCGAAGATGGCGTTGCGGCTTTGCGGATCGACGCCGACGGTCGGTTCGTCCAGGATCAGCAGTTGCGGATCGTGCAGCAGCGCGGCGGCGATATTGAGCCGGCGCTTCATGCCGCCGGAAAAGCTGCTCGGCTTGTCGGCCGCGCGGTCGCTCAGGTTGACCAGCGCCAGCACTTCGCTGCAACGGCTCTTCAGGTGATTGCCGCCAAGGCCGTAGAGCGCGCCGAACAATTTCAGGTTCTCGTTGGCGGACAAGTCTTCGTACAGCGCCAGGTCTTGCGGTACCAGTCCGATCTTGTGTTTGGCGGCGCTATTACCGGCGTTGACGGCCACCCCATCCAGCAGGATCTC
The sequence above is a segment of the Collimonas sp. PA-H2 genome. Coding sequences within it:
- a CDS encoding ABC transporter permease; amino-acid sequence: MSALTALVRKDLILYLSNRRALLISLLMPIVLGAFFGYLFGGSGAVSNGKIDIALVQLDDSGTSRKIAAGLKGDSTLNVQELPLAAAQDKVRHGKLSVAVVLPAGFGAAAKNAFFGGRNKPAIAVYYDPSQQAVLAMVKGMLTQYVMQNVSAEMFDIKASDSYLNTSIDALQRNASQNPDLLKMLSSVKEYQSRTAKKEENSVDEKPAAPEQAGLSVPYSTNDQALTSGLQKYNGYAHAFAGMSVQFILFMGIDAGIAVLLWRRMGLWNRLLAAPITLNTVLLARALSSAIIAFVILCVIFLFAMLVLKVQIAGSLPGFIGVGICFALVTASFGLLIAAFGKTPEAARGLAMFATLIMVMLGGAWVPSFLFPQWLQTLTLAVPTRWAVDGLDAMTWRGLGFDTALPAMAVLLGFAVLFGGLAVWRFRRDALKE
- a CDS encoding ABC transporter ATP-binding protein, yielding MAATLLNVSSLCKSYGDRRAVDNISFQVRQGQTLGLIGPNGAGKSTTVSLICGLLRPDAGEILLDGVAVNAGNSAAKHKIGLVPQDLALYEDLSANENLKLFGALYGLGGNHLKSRCSEVLALVNLSDRAADKPSSFSGGMKRRLNIAAALLHDPQLLILDEPTVGVDPQSRNAIFDSLEQLKRQGRSLIYTSHYMEEIERLADHIVVIDHGKVLADESPAALYRRLPAQAALRVDLALPAGAILLDQIRRQPGVIDIAGKDSSLEIGLRATEDALPLLQWLTASGQPPLHFMTAKAKLEDIFLGLTGRSLRD